In the Ornithinimicrobium pratense genome, CGGTGTCGTCGCCCAGGGGGATGGCGACGCTGAGCCCCTCGACGCGCAGCACGGCGTCCTCGGGGTCGGGTACGCGGTCATCCCGAACTTGGCGCTCGGCGCCGATGGCCTCGTCCACCAGACGGCGGGCGCGGACGGGGGACAGGGACACCCTGCGGCCCAGCAGCTGCGCCCCGGCCTCACCGGAGAGGTTGAAGGCCAGGCTGGCCAGCACGATGGCCAGGCCGGGGGCCAGGGCGGCGAGCGGGTTGGTGTAGATGGAGTTGAGCCCGTCGCTGAGCATCCGGCCCCAGTCGTAGTCGGGCAGCTGCACCCCCAGACCGAGGAAGGACAGGCCAGCGAAGGCGAGCAACGAGCTGCTGGCCGCCAGGGTGCCGTTGATGATCAGCGGCTCACCGATGTTGGGCAGCACGTGCCGGAACAGGATGCGGGCGCGGGAGATGCCCAGGGTGCGCGCGGCGCTGACGTAGTCGCGCCCGACGACGCCGGCCGCCAGGGTGTAGGTGAGGCGGGCGAAGGCGGGTGTCATCGCGGTGCCGAGGGCCAGCACCGCACCCTGGGGCCCGATGCCGAAGATGATGGCGAAGAAGAGCGCCAGCAACAGGCCCGGGAAGGCGACGAGGATGTCGATGAGCCCGGTGATGAGGCGTGCCAGGGGCGGGGGCGCCAGCGCGGCCATGCACCCCACGACGATCCCGATCGCCATACCCATCGCGGTGGCG is a window encoding:
- a CDS encoding ABC transporter permease subunit, whose translation is MSTMLPQRPVRRQGRGTSMRRMLVSPLGLAALVVNLLILFLLLFGPTIWGEVASTNNFDALGSGPTPDHPFGTDALGRDILARVLVATRLSIGLALAATAMGMAIGIVVGCMAALAPPPLARLITGLIDILVAFPGLLLALFFAIIFGIGPQGAVLALGTAMTPAFARLTYTLAAGVVGRDYVSAARTLGISRARILFRHVLPNIGEPLIINGTLAASSSLLAFAGLSFLGLGVQLPDYDWGRMLSDGLNSIYTNPLAALAPGLAIVLASLAFNLSGEAGAQLLGRRVSLSPVRARRLVDEAIGAERQVRDDRVPDPEDAVLRVEGLSVAIPLGDDTVATPVRDLTFVVGRGEAVGIVGESGSGKTLTAMAVSQLTDPRSSPEPAGSSSTGTSSPPPRTPPVGGTSASP